The nucleotide sequence AAGAGTTTCTATATTACTAAAGTACAACAAGCTCACGTTCATTTCATcgtttctctttatttttagtctttcatttttaaaccaCGACTAGATCAAATTTTAGGCGAAAAGGTTTTCAGTAAGGTATCGAATCTATAGGTACGCATCAATAATATAGGATCTCAAAATGCACCTATTCAGTTGTCTTTTCGTATTCTTAAagataaaacaaaagaaattatTCGTCTACCGCTAGAATAATTTGCCTTAATTACCCAATCTACGAAAAAACCTACACGTACTCGTTCCAGTATACTACGTTATTGCATTTAAAAATACTTCTAGGTATATCGagttaaatcgaaaaatacgtcATTTAGCTTTATTACCAATGTACACACGAATAATATGCTTAGCGAGATTTCAAAGAAGGTAAAGATCCTCATCCAATCTAATGTAtgtaataaatatttattgCTTTATTGGGGCGGTACAATTTACCTTTGTCGGGTTGAAAATTCCAGTATAAAGAGATCTTTTACTCAAGCTACCTAAGAAATCTATAAACAGGAAGCATATTGTTGTATcgaagtaggtaaggtatatgGCGCTCAAGTTTTTTTCATCGGTTAATGGAACCTCGACATTTATAAAAGTGAAAGGAATCTGCGATGCttcgaattatattttttcaactgttgaaCTATGAACTCGTATTTTATTCGTTCATTGTTTTTCCGAAGTTGTGTATCATTTGTATTCAATACTTgatagaatgaaaaaatacaggTGTGTCTGTACACGAAGGTACCGTTACCTACCAATAGAAATCATAAGGTATAAACGCGTgaacttctttttgaaaaaaagtctcatttaagcataaaattacaacaaaaaaaagtttaacgACGCCTGCAATACGCAAGTCGGCAATTAGTATTTCAACATCAGCTTAACACTACATTAAAAACAGAATTTATTTCGCACTTCGCAGTTTCTTCAATCAGGAGATATAATCAGAGCCGAGAGATGGTATTGAAAATTCTGGGGTGATTTCAAGTTGTGGAATGATTGAGAATTTGAGATGTTGAAGTgaattttaatacctatctcCACTCCCTTAACTAGGCCTTTCTCTATTTCTACAACAAGCTACAAAAACGATATACTCTGATCAGCAACTCTCGATTTTCAGATGATGAGATAgcgttgaaaaacaaaattgaaacatccACTGTTCGAATAAGACGAGTACttcctaaaaatcgaaaaaataaagaactATTTTTGTGGCCCAATTCTTCCTTAAAACAATAACGCTATGGGTTGAAAACAGAATTTCCAGGAATTTTCTAAAGTAGACCGTACATTGCAGAAATTACAGAATTAtcggtgaaaaataatttgaggaGTAAGTACCACTTATGTTAAATCCTTAAATTCGAGCATATGGGAACAAGATCACGAGCGAAGAGAACATGGTGAGGGAATCCGTCTTCGGGTAGGGTCCAGGGTGCTATACGTCTTTTTACTCTTTTTTGTAGGGCCTGAGCAGGTCAGcatagggtcacgggtggttagttgtcaaaaaaaaaagttttttgaagtttctgaagccatttatgaatatttttttgcggttttgggctcatttgaaagcttgattctttgcgcatgttttctttttttaaaattgaattttggttcatgtgatgaatagttaatggtggatttagtgagatacttttttgtgacaactaacaaccacccctgttttaagttgtcaaacacgcattcagtattgatttaaaaaaacttacaattcgattttcgaaaattttcaaaaagataacacgtgagaaggactaaacttttagataaacccaaaaacttgaaaaaatatccataaacgacttaaaaattgactggtcattctatgaattttttttttgcgtaggtaaatcgatcaatgcaactttttattcgttttatagaatgaaaggcagaaaaaaaatgattcaataatgcgatagataattttctaaaaatattttcccactttgatgcataattgacaactaacaatattcccttttttgacaactaacaacttctcgtttttcatctttgtaccaaaaaattttattcatttcaaaattttttgtaattgaacatgtgattactgaatccgtgataagatttcctttaaattgatgtataatttatttacttttgacatatttttgatgtttaaaaacgaaaagttccaatttaacatgtgtaacttcgcacctgtaaaatcacttttttcaaaattgtatccccaaataaaaagctctgtagccaattttgcatgttggaacattagtaggtatagcatgaagttattatgaaggtttcgtggagatagcgttcatgtatccttttaaaaacgcaatttgacaactaacaattattgacaactaaccacccgtgaccctactcCTTCGTAATTGTTGTACAGGGTAAGAATAATATGGAATACGAATTACAAAACTTCATTAAAACATTCCGGAGGAGCCATCCATATCCATTCCATACACATAACTCACCAGACACCAACTGCGCGGGGATTTCCTCACCATGCTCGCTATAGCCGCTATTTAGAAAGAACAATAATTTATAGTCCAAGAAATTTTTCTccaagtacttacctacatatttaattttttaagcgTAAAATTTATAGGAACAACGATTCGAAAAACCATCATATTTAGCAACCGAATCTGATTTTTAGCTCCCAATAATGATGATTTCGCCATTATTTTATAAGtgcctacctatttatttcaaCTTCAAGTTCAGCctcttaaaaaatttcatttcattgatTTCATAGACTATGTTATGTTACccattctttttaaaattattattcattcatcattcaaaagttcaggactcaaatttcaaatttaaactgAAATCACcagccaaatttgaaattttaatttaaatttaaaataaaataccgaATACGTAATcgtaaaaatgttgacaatttttgcctTGTGATGATCGCTATGCAACCAATCaatcagtttttatcaaaaaatgtcatacaaATTCCACGTGCTAAAAGCGAATAAAGGAAGTGCCAACAGGAAGTGCAAGTAGCAAGTAGAAAGCAGGGGCAAGCGGGAAAGGAAAACAAAGGCGGgaaaataactgaaaatgaaCGGAGTTCCAACTTCCAACTtccataaaaattaaattcagtttCATTCCATAGCTAAGCTGCTAAGGTTTACTAGTAATTTTGTGATTTCTTTCGTATCTTGTATGCATATGGAAAAGTTTACTATGTATGtaactttatttttgattgtTATTCATTGTTAGCTTCGAATTATTCGTAAAGATATGGACGACAATGTGGTAAGGAACTCCACTATTCATCTGTTTCTCTACTTATTGATATTGATATTCAAAGTAACTGTTTCTTTCGTATTGATAGGCCTTTAGTGTATTCAAACCCAAGAAGACCACGAAGAAAAGGTCAGCTCCTAGTAACTTTGACTTGATAGATTCCCAGCCTTGGTATCGTGATTATGAAGCAATATGTGAAACTTTGACTGGTCAATTAGAGGTGAGTTTGGTCATCTGgcataattgtaattttttaaaactagtaAGTTACCGATTGTTATGGTATTCTAGAGGATTCACTCAGAACAACGTAGCTGTGCCGTACAAGATGTCGTCCAGTTTGTCTCTAATTATCAGTACACCGTCGAACGTGTTCCTGTCATTTCTTTATTCACTGGTGAGTCGCGCAGTTAAAGCTGGATAATTTATAAACGTGATGTGAAGTTTGCTATGTTAATATTTCTAGGTTACAATTTGCCGGATCACAGTTCAATGATATCAGCGGTATTAGAGCAGCTAGACAATAACGAGAAAGTAAAATGTCATATGGTGAACTTGAATCCTGCTAAGGCATCAtcggtgaaaattttaattgaaagtgTCGTTTACGATTTTGTAAATGCTGTAAGCGTTAAAGTGAGTTACTTTTCTGATTATTTGAAACTGTGTAATGGTTTATGTTTGGTATTAATGAGACGAATGatttagggagatgaatttgttgaagatgaagaagacgCCGATAACGTGCTGGTATCGAAGTCTAAATGCTCTTTGTTGCGTTTATCTGATTGGTATTTGAACAATTACGGATTACTAGATGAATTGAATAAAACGAACAACGATTCCGACGATGATTTCGGAATAACTTATTTAGTAATGGTCATTCAGGATATTGGAACTATacctaaacaaattttaaatgatttcatGAAGACAATAAGGTTGGTAATACATAACATGAAAAGTGTGagtcattattattatttattgatCAAGTTCGTGATTGCAGTTCTGTTAGAAACCGTCTTCCACTCATGTTCCTAATCGGAGTACCTTACACGTTGCATACGCTGGAAAAACGATTCACATCCGAAGTGTACTCGAAACTAGCTATTTTTCCGTTCCAATCCCGACCTTCCGCTGCGTTTTTAGATAGAGTTTTGGAAGAAGTATGTTCTTAAATTGAAACTCTCAAAGTTGCATTACTTAATTTGACTTATTTACAgatatttttacaagaaaaatgcGTGTTCCATTTGGGTTCCAATGTGTTTGAGATTCTCTGTCATTCCTACgagaattacaatttttctgtGAAAGAATTCATCAAAGGAATTAAAGTACTGCTTTGATTTGATGTTTTATTAATATGTATTCTGTTTTTgtaatatggtttttttttggtttttttcataGCTTTGCATGCTGGaacatttttctcaatcttcGGTTCATTCAACATTTTGCTGTGATGGTGAATCTAACGACATATCTGATCGTATTGATAACCTGAGCGATGAAAGTGTCGCTTTAATTTTGGATCTTCCTTCTATACATCAATACAACTCGAAACGTAAAATGCATAAGCAAAATTTAACTGTTTCATCGCCTACTATTAAAGTACGTACCGTGTGTCGTCtgtgtatatatttttcaagacaTCGTGTTACatcgttgaaattttacaggatgAATTAAAGAAATTGTATAATGAATTCAATACCGGTGTGATTCGATTCAACGCTGCGGTGCGATGTCTTAATTTACTGATGAAATCTTTGAAACATGACAAATTGACTACTCCTGTAagttacttgaattttttccttttctgtGGTGCgcatttcagtttttaaatacTGTTCATCTCGTTATAGATCCGGAAAATTTATCAACACGTTATGGATTTTGATAAGAGACAGCAATGGttagattcaaatttcaactataTAAATGTTTCAACAAAACACTCGCTTCTTcaagctttgaaaaatgtatgaacATATATCTGTTGTTTGAATAGTTGCGAATACAgtgatttttaccatttttcatcGTAGGTTGAAACAATGTTGAACGAGTACACAGATTCAGAGTTGTCATCAATACGTTCCAAACTATCTTCATTTATTGAAAGAATAGAAGAAAGTCAACTAGAAGTTATTAAGAAGAATCCTGGAAGTCCCATCAAAACAGCTCTAAGCCCTAATAAATCAACCAGGAGTCCAATGAAAACAAGAAGTCCAGTGAAAACGAGCAGTCCAATGAAAACAAGGAGTCCAATGAAAGCGAATAAAAGTCCTTTAGAAACAATCCGGAGTTCagctaaaaaaattactcccaGATGTCCTTTCGTGTCTCCTAATACCAAACTCAGTCCATCGACAAGAAGCCCAGCTAAAAACATTACTCCCAGATGCCTTCTCGAATCTCCTAACACCACGAAGCTCAGTCCATCAACTAGAAGtccaggaaaaaaatttactccttTTAGAAACGATGATGTGAAACAAAGTCCAGCGATGCGCAGAGCATTGTTcacaaatgtaatttttaaattttttcttctcttgttttcctttttcttcattttggtTAATTTAAATAATGTGTTTTGCAGGATCTGAAAAAAAGGGCGAGCAAAGATACTCCATCAAGCGAATATGCAGACACGCGAAAAGATCTTTTGCAATTTCTTAGGCGCGATTTCTTGAATTTATATCTTAAATCATTGGATGATATCCCATTAGGCGAATTGTTTATTTATAATGACCACGTAAACATTATGAGACTTCTAGATCCTTATCCCAGAACAGCGTTGAATAACGCCTTACAAGATCCCATCACTTATTTAGAAGTAATACTAGTTTTTatataataaaaatttgcaaaaggtGAATTTCTAATCACAAAACATCGATTGTTTTGCAGTGTACATGTTGTAAATCTACGCCGGGCGAAGTTTTAAAATCAATGCCAGACCTGTCCATTCTCTTTAAATTGCACAAGGAACAAGGCAATGTTATTAATTTATATGACTGGTTTCAGGTACGCTTATTCCAAGCATGCAGTGCCAAATCTTTTTTTGatagatgagtaatttttcattttgttacagCAATTCAGATATTATGTGGATAAGAAAAATTATAACGACAAAGATATCAGTGCTGAAATATAGTAAGTATTTTCAATCATCGTCTTCATGTACCTCCACGTtgatatgtattatgtattcATTTTCCTTCgacttgaacttttttttcagtggtcGGTTTTCTCTCGCCATGAAAGAGTTACACTTTTTAGGATACATATCACTCCCTAGGAAGAAATTGAATGGTGTGGATTATGTAAATAAATTGgcatatttttgaacattcatttcaaatttgaagcgTCATTGTGATATTTTAgaagatatttatttatttttgactatttagttttttatttagttttcttTGGATGGATTTTATGTGTACGTACAAATTGTCTGATAATTTAAGTTGATTCATAACTAAACTAAAATTAAGCATATTTATTCATCTCGTGATTATATTATACTGTGACTTTCTAGTAATCATGTAATtgatagtaataataataatgtgaGCTGCGCCATTTCTGTACTTCTTtggtttttaataaaat is from Planococcus citri chromosome 1, ihPlaCitr1.1, whole genome shotgun sequence and encodes:
- the Orc3 gene encoding origin recognition complex subunit 3 is translated as MDDNVAFSVFKPKKTTKKRSAPSNFDLIDSQPWYRDYEAICETLTGQLERIHSEQRSCAVQDVVQFVSNYQYTVERVPVISLFTGYNLPDHSSMISAVLEQLDNNEKVKCHMVNLNPAKASSVKILIESVVYDFVNAVSVKGDEFVEDEEDADNVLVSKSKCSLLRLSDWYLNNYGLLDELNKTNNDSDDDFGITYLVMVIQDIGTIPKQILNDFMKTISSVRNRLPLMFLIGVPYTLHTLEKRFTSEVYSKLAIFPFQSRPSAAFLDRVLEEIFLQEKCVFHLGSNVFEILCHSYENYNFSVKEFIKGIKLCMLEHFSQSSVHSTFCCDGESNDISDRIDNLSDESVALILDLPSIHQYNSKRKMHKQNLTVSSPTIKDELKKLYNEFNTGVIRFNAAVRCLNLLMKSLKHDKLTTPIRKIYQHVMDFDKRQQWLDSNFNYINVSTKHSLLQALKNVETMLNEYTDSELSSIRSKLSSFIERIEESQLEVIKKNPGSPIKTALSPNKSTRSPMKTRSPVKTSSPMKTRSPMKANKSPLETIRSSAKKITPRCPFVSPNTKLSPSTRSPAKNITPRCLLESPNTTKLSPSTRSPGKKFTPFRNDDVKQSPAMRRALFTNDLKKRASKDTPSSEYADTRKDLLQFLRRDFLNLYLKSLDDIPLGELFIYNDHVNIMRLLDPYPRTALNNALQDPITYLECTCCKSTPGEVLKSMPDLSILFKLHKEQGNVINLYDWFQQFRYYVDKKNYNDKDISAEIYGRFSLAMKELHFLGYISLPRKKLNGVDYVNKLAYF